In the Malania oleifera isolate guangnan ecotype guangnan chromosome 1, ASM2987363v1, whole genome shotgun sequence genome, one interval contains:
- the LOC131158316 gene encoding uncharacterized protein LOC131158316 codes for MPTTTVTAAATTLLFLLAIFSSTGTSTPIVGLDSFLTQQYRLDPQGTNDSFLSLPSSVKKSLSPSAAATTSALISSLLSLDLSVSLHVKLVGSFPSSSPSLLQSFLSASLSSDHFHIISPFDHSLHHLSLKHSLNLDVSLSSLSTRLYDAIRSEIALTVSSLRSPLHSIHYDVVDRIIKQDFEKEKPVQGVYVYLLNLGSQSKPYAYNYGRGESSPAFTKCYGSFWTGKERYLWVDLAAGPVDYGPALSGDGVLPRGEFHPLAALHGRPKSQKSLLADLASLVYSAYQVLLVPSLRISVPFENSLIVQFIHVYGLESKDPYGLDWKSIERTFMDEVNDGGLLLGDQSLSFKTYSVNFADCQICSFAISRSINSYTSRFLFENYTLIVSEYLDSKRLHQILSDSADEFRKLAGFPEEDFGRVLPVYVFDLDYNTLLLLDRYHQSVAFKDMVIAVRTKNTQTVSDYSCNGRHVFTQTRELERPLIGSILQSMWGVSPTHLMWSPSHNSTLVDYTWSVGQTPFGPFSDISSLSFVQKDAARRNVLLTSLNFTITSAIDVLESIAAHGGDRNLLKQNKYAEFTQRWSLLKYKLDKAVSALSHLDFEMALYFLRSSDHDLYAIHSVVYQASQELEASLVCFKDPPFPWASVSMSTIGFFALFYVYAKRDKLFRNKRKQF; via the coding sequence ATGCCCACCACCACTGTCACGGCCGCCGCCACCACCCTCCTCTTTCTTCTCGCCATCTTCTCAAGCACCGGTACGTCAACCCCAATCGTCGGATTAGACTCCTTCCTCACCCAACAATACCGCCTCGACCCCCAAGGCACAAACGACTCCTTCCTCTCTCTCCCCTCCTCCGTCAAGAAATCTCTTTCCCCCTCCGCCGCCGCCACCACCTCTGCCCTCATctcctccctcctctctctcgACCTCTCCGTCTCCCTCCACGTCAAGCTCGTCGGCTCCTTCCCTTCCTCTTCTCCCTCCCTTCTCCAATCCTTcctctccgcctctctctcttcCGACCACTTCCACATCATATCCCCCTTCGATCACAGCCTACATCACCTCTCCCTCAAGCACTCTCTCAACCTCGacgtctctctctcctccctctccACCCGCCTCTATGACGCCATCCGCTCCGAGATCGCTCTGACTGTCTCCAGTCTTAGATCGCCTCTGCACTCCATCCACTACGACGTCGTCGATCGCATCATCAAACAGGACTTCGAAAAGGAAAAACCCGTTCAAGGTGTGTATGTGTATTTGCTCAATTTGGGTTCTCAATCGAAACCTTATGCGTATAATTACGGCCGCGGAGAGTCATCGCCAGCGTTTACCAAGTGTTATGGGAGCTTTTGGACTGGAAAAGAGCGGTATTTGTGGGTAGATTTGGCGGCGGGGCCTGTGGACTACGGGCCGGCATTGTCGGGAGATGGGGTTTTGCCGAGAGGCGAGTTTCACCCCTTAGCAGCGTTACACGGTCGGCCCAAATCACAGAAGTCGTTGCTTGCTGATTTGGCGTCGCTGGTTTATAGTGCGTATCAGGTTCTTCTTGTTCCCTCTTTGAGAATTTCTGTGCCTTTTGAGAATTCACTGATAGTTCAGTTCATTCATGTGTATGGCTTGGAAAGCAAGGATCCATATGGTTTGGACTGGAAGTCTATTGAAAGAACGTTCATGGATGAGGTCAATGATGGTGGATTGTTGCTGGGTGATCAGTCTTTGAGTTTTAAAACTTACAGTGTGAATTTTGCAGACTGCCAAATCTGTTCATTTGCAATTTCACGGTCGATCAATTCATACACATCAAGGTTTTTGTTTGAGAACTATACCTTGATTGTTAGTGAGTACTTAGACTCCAAGCGTTTGCATCAGATATTGTCTGATTCGGCTGATGAGTTTAGGAAATTAGCTGGTTTCCCCGAGGAGGATTTTGGGCGGGTTCTTCCAGTTTATGTTTTTGATTTGGATTACAATACGCTGTTGTTGCTTGATCGGTATCACCAGTCTGTTGCTTTTAAAGACATGGTTATTGCAGTTAGGACAAAGAATACACAGACTGTAAGTGATTATAGCTGTAATGGCCGCCATGTATTTACACAGACACGAGAGCTTGAGCGGCCACTCATTGGTTCAATTTTACAGAGTATGTGGGGTGTTTCGCCAACCCATTTGATGTGGAGCCCCAGCCATAATAGTACCTTGGTGGACTATACATGGAGTGTTGGGCAGACACCATTTGGGCCATTTTCAGATATTTCATCTCTGTCATTTGTGCAGAAGGATGCAGCTCGGAGGAATGTTCTTTTGACTTCCTTAAATTTCACTATTACAAGTGCTATTGATGTCCTTGAATCAATAGCTGCACATGGTGGGGACAGAAATCTCCTTAAACAGAACAAATATGCTGAATTCACTCAGAGGTGGAGCCTGCTCAAATACAAGCTAGACAAAGCTGTTTCTGCATTGTCACATTTGGATTTTGAGATGGCTTTGTATTTCTTGAGATCTTCGGACCACGACCTTTATGCCATCCATTCGGTTGTTTATCAAGCATCTCAAGAACTAGAGGCATCACTTGTTTGTTTCAAGGACCCTCCATTTCCATGGGCTTCAGTTTCTATGTCCACCATAGGTTTCTTTGCCCTATTTTATGTTTATGCAAAACGAGATAAACTTTttagaaataaaagaaaacagTTTTGA